The Aneurinibacillus sp. REN35 nucleotide sequence TTCATCAAACGGCTGTCCTGTGCGGTTTAACCAAGCCACGTGAAATCCAAAGCTTTTTGCTCCGGCGGCATCCCAAGCATTCGAAGAAATGAACAGAACTTCTTCCCGCTCCACGCCAAGTGTCTCTACTACCCTTGTATAAGACGCCGGATGCGGCTTATACAGTCTGGCATCATCAACACTGATAACCGCATCTATGTGCTCCTCTACTCTCGTGTTCTTTACAAGAGGTAGAAGGAAATCAAGTGAGCCATTTGAAAAAATAACCCGCTGCCATGCCGTCAACTTAGGCAATATACCAAGCACCTCTGGGTAGGGGCGAAGCATAAGATATTCCTCCATCAATCTTTTCCGGTACGTCTCATCTAATGGAAGATCCATTTGCTTGCAAGCAAACACAAGCGCTTCCTCCGTCACCTGTCTAAAATCAGCATAACGTCCCATTAAAGAGCGAAGCCATGTATATTCTAACTGCTTCGTTCGCCATAGTTGACTAAGCGAAGCTCCTTGACCCGGAAAATATTCATCACAAGCTTGAACAACGGAATGAACATCAAACAGCGTACCGTAAGCGTCAAATACGATCACCTTAATGCCTTGCATGTCTCTCCCTCGTTTCTGCTTTACGCTACGTTCAGTATAGCAGATATACTGTCAATCTGGGTACATGCCCTATCCCTATCAGGTTGATTGCTACATACACTATGTATAGGGTATATGTAATTTGCTGTAAAAGGAGGTGATCGGGGTGGCACAACAGATACGTAAAAAAAAGAGTGTAGCACCTGGTAAAGCAGCTGTCGGCAAACGTTTAACAGGAATAGAATCATCTCTGTCGGAGATGGAAAGTCAAATGCATCAGACGAAGGAGACAATGAATAAAATCGAGGCAATGCTTGCACAACTAAACCAGACACCTGGAATACAACCTGCTCAAAGAACGAGAACCACAAAAAACCGCACAAGAAAACAAAGTACTGA carries:
- a CDS encoding haloacid dehalogenase type II — protein: MQGIKVIVFDAYGTLFDVHSVVQACDEYFPGQGASLSQLWRTKQLEYTWLRSLMGRYADFRQVTEEALVFACKQMDLPLDETYRKRLMEEYLMLRPYPEVLGILPKLTAWQRVIFSNGSLDFLLPLVKNTRVEEHIDAVISVDDARLYKPHPASYTRVVETLGVEREEVLFISSNAWDAAGAKSFGFHVAWLNRTGQPFDELQQTPNILLHTLDDLLPILQNERERKGTL